Proteins encoded together in one Ferrovum sp. PN-J185 window:
- the pssA gene encoding CDP-diacylglycerol--serine O-phosphatidyltransferase, whose amino-acid sequence MSLKERASRRRGIYLLPNLFTTAALFAGFFAIVQGMNGHFEMAAEAIFIAMIFDGLDGRVARLTHTQSAFGAEYDSLSDMVSFGAAPSLVIYEWSLRGLGKLGWIAAFVYCAGAALRLARFNTQLGVADKRWFTGLPSPAAAALLSGMVWVMDASYQVPGGKIAWLVWALTVFAGLSMVSNVRFYSFKDLNLRRSVPFWAVLLILLGFVVVSIDQARVLWGFFLIYAVSGYVVSIKGWISRQQQKQANS is encoded by the coding sequence ATGTCTTTGAAAGAGCGCGCCTCGCGTCGTCGCGGTATCTATTTATTACCTAATTTATTCACTACTGCTGCATTGTTTGCCGGATTCTTTGCTATCGTCCAAGGTATGAACGGACACTTTGAGATGGCAGCCGAGGCCATTTTCATTGCCATGATATTTGATGGATTAGATGGTCGAGTAGCCCGTTTAACGCACACGCAGAGTGCGTTTGGTGCAGAATATGACTCTCTCTCTGATATGGTGTCTTTTGGTGCAGCACCTTCGTTAGTGATATATGAATGGTCTTTGCGTGGTTTAGGTAAGCTTGGTTGGATTGCTGCTTTTGTTTACTGTGCAGGAGCAGCTCTTCGTTTAGCGCGCTTTAATACTCAATTAGGGGTAGCAGATAAACGCTGGTTTACTGGTCTGCCAAGCCCTGCTGCTGCGGCACTGTTATCAGGAATGGTGTGGGTTATGGATGCCAGTTATCAGGTTCCTGGTGGAAAAATCGCATGGTTAGTATGGGCGTTAACTGTATTTGCCGGTTTGTCTATGGTGTCTAACGTTCGTTTTTACAGTTTTAAAGACTTAAATTTAAGACGTAGCGTCCCTTTTTGGGCTGTACTGTTGATTTTGTTGGGTTTTGTTGTGGTTAGTATTGATCAAGCCCGCGTACTGTGGGGTTTCTTTTTGATCTACGCCGTTTCAGGCTATGTGGTTTCCATTAAAGGCTGGATAAGTAGACAACAACAAAAACAAGCTAACAGTTAA
- a CDS encoding phosphatidylserine decarboxylase, protein MKAPYPYPIIAREGWPYIVGVALLSLFTTHYFGWVVALPLYLILLFVVQFFRDPARELPSEPGIISPADGRIVAVMPCRDPYLQCDAIKVSVFMNVFNVHSNRSPVSGVVEEIRYFPGAFVNADLDKASEANERNALVIRAENGKRLSCVQVAGLIARRILCYVNVGQSLLPGQRYGFIRFGSRVDLYLPTNSVIKVAIGDRVWAGSTILAQWGE, encoded by the coding sequence TTGAAAGCACCTTACCCTTACCCTATTATTGCTCGCGAAGGGTGGCCCTATATTGTGGGTGTCGCCCTTCTTTCGCTCTTTACTACTCATTATTTTGGGTGGGTTGTGGCGTTGCCTCTCTATTTGATTTTACTATTTGTAGTACAGTTTTTTAGAGATCCAGCGCGTGAGCTACCAAGTGAGCCTGGCATCATCTCACCTGCAGATGGTCGTATTGTTGCTGTTATGCCTTGCCGTGATCCCTATCTTCAATGTGACGCTATTAAAGTGAGTGTATTCATGAATGTATTTAATGTGCATTCAAATCGCAGCCCTGTATCTGGGGTGGTTGAAGAGATTCGTTATTTTCCTGGCGCATTTGTGAATGCAGATCTAGATAAAGCCTCTGAAGCCAATGAGCGCAATGCGCTCGTTATCCGAGCTGAAAATGGTAAGCGCTTATCCTGTGTTCAAGTGGCAGGGTTAATTGCACGCCGAATACTTTGTTATGTCAATGTTGGCCAGAGTCTTTTACCTGGACAGCGTTACGGTTTCATTCGCTTTGGTTCTCGAGTTGATTTGTATTTACCGACAAATTCTGTCATTAAGGTTGCTATTGGTGATAGAGTATGGGCAGGTAGTACCATATTAGCTCAATGGGGAGAGTAA
- the ggt gene encoding gamma-glutamyltransferase encodes MKPIRLNIFNRLIFIKNFFVIALLQIVTVLSITVHADSLDGVVSTSHPLATQAGLSVLRSGGNAIDAAAAVQFALNVVEPQSSGIGGGAFILVYLAKTHQVYAIDARESAPLMATPDQFMGHSFAQNSTSGISVGVPGTLAGFNAIVSQWGKLSLGQVLQPAIHLAAEGFIVTPYLAGALKDSRATLSKEAKERFFNQDGTPLHVGQRLVQPELAHAFELIAKEGIDPFYKGEIAQAIVSTQRHSSMGPAGWGRMTLNDLDHYHVYFRKVLSFNYRDYHIVGMPPPSSGASTLFETLGLLESYATKNNWHDALYRDHMSLQALSLAFQDRADYFGDPQQMLIDPTQVLNRSFLAQRSRLLVEGQLPVHTVLPPTPSGTNTTHFSIVDKEGNVVSCTSTVEQLWGSGLWVPQYGFFLNNELTDFDANPTLPNGKASPNQVKAGLRPRSSMSPIMVFHKGHWLLAYGSPGGPTIISTLVQVSQGLLDLHDIPQQVIDTPRYAVMNGSGLTFIEKNFPQQLKADLEQLGHQFTINPEAQGSVQAVGFDEEHKSYWGAADPRRDGTVGYQ; translated from the coding sequence ATGAAACCAATCCGTTTAAATATTTTTAACAGACTGATTTTTATAAAGAATTTTTTTGTTATTGCTTTGTTGCAGATAGTGACAGTTCTTTCAATCACGGTTCACGCTGATTCATTAGATGGTGTTGTATCTACTTCTCATCCCCTTGCAACACAAGCGGGTCTATCTGTCTTGCGCTCTGGGGGTAATGCCATTGATGCCGCCGCAGCTGTTCAGTTTGCATTAAATGTAGTGGAACCCCAATCTTCAGGTATTGGTGGTGGCGCATTTATTTTGGTGTATCTTGCCAAAACTCATCAAGTCTACGCTATTGATGCCAGAGAATCTGCTCCTCTGATGGCCACTCCTGATCAATTTATGGGTCATAGCTTTGCACAAAATTCAACAAGTGGAATTAGCGTGGGCGTCCCAGGAACCTTGGCAGGATTTAACGCTATTGTCTCTCAATGGGGTAAGTTGTCTTTAGGTCAAGTGTTACAACCTGCAATTCATTTGGCTGCTGAGGGGTTTATTGTTACCCCCTATTTGGCGGGAGCATTAAAGGATTCACGAGCAACGCTGTCCAAAGAGGCAAAAGAGCGGTTTTTTAATCAAGATGGAACACCTTTACATGTAGGACAACGTTTAGTTCAGCCAGAACTGGCTCACGCATTTGAGTTGATTGCAAAAGAAGGGATCGATCCTTTTTATAAAGGAGAGATTGCTCAGGCTATTGTCAGCACTCAACGCCACTCAAGTATGGGGCCGGCAGGTTGGGGGCGGATGACCTTAAATGATCTTGATCACTATCACGTTTATTTCAGAAAAGTGTTGAGTTTCAATTACCGTGATTATCATATTGTAGGGATGCCCCCTCCTTCATCTGGAGCCAGCACTTTATTTGAAACATTGGGTTTACTCGAATCCTACGCCACCAAAAACAATTGGCATGATGCGCTGTATCGAGACCATATGTCATTACAAGCGTTGTCATTGGCTTTCCAGGATCGAGCCGATTATTTTGGTGATCCTCAACAAATGCTTATTGATCCAACGCAAGTACTCAATCGTTCATTTTTAGCGCAGCGCTCACGTTTGTTAGTGGAAGGACAGTTGCCAGTTCACACTGTATTACCACCCACACCAAGTGGAACTAATACCACCCATTTTTCAATTGTTGATAAAGAGGGTAATGTGGTGAGTTGCACGAGTACTGTTGAGCAATTGTGGGGTAGTGGATTATGGGTGCCACAATATGGGTTTTTCTTGAATAACGAATTAACTGATTTTGATGCCAATCCTACTCTACCTAACGGTAAGGCGTCACCTAATCAAGTTAAAGCGGGACTTCGCCCGCGCAGTAGTATGTCTCCTATTATGGTATTTCACAAAGGTCATTGGCTATTGGCCTATGGCTCTCCAGGTGGGCCGACTATAATCAGTACTCTCGTACAGGTTAGCCAAGGATTACTTGATCTACATGACATTCCGCAACAGGTTATTGATACACCTCGTTACGCAGTCATGAATGGTAGCGGCTTAACCTTTATTGAAAAAAACTTTCCGCAGCAACTTAAAGCAGATCTAGAGCAGTTAGGACATCAATTTACAATTAATCCTGAAGCGCAGGGGTCTGTTCAAGCAGTGGGGTTCGATGAGGAGCATAAGAGTTATTGGGGGGCTGCAGACCCAAGACGCGATGGAACGGTCGGATATCAATAA
- the ilvN gene encoding acetolactate synthase small subunit: protein MRHILSLLLENESGALSRVAGLFSARGYNIEALSVAPTEDPTLSRMTIVTSGSDDVIEQITKQLNKLIDVVKVFDLNEGRYIERELMLVKIRAEGTDREEIKRTADIFRGRVIDVTDRTYTIELTGPRDKLDAFLEAIDNSLILETVRTGASGIGRGEWILRV, encoded by the coding sequence ATGCGTCATATTTTGTCTTTATTACTTGAAAATGAATCGGGAGCATTGTCTCGAGTTGCCGGTTTATTTTCTGCTCGTGGTTATAACATTGAAGCCTTAAGTGTGGCTCCAACAGAAGATCCTACCTTATCACGTATGACTATTGTGACAAGTGGTTCAGATGATGTGATCGAGCAAATCACAAAACAATTAAATAAATTAATTGATGTAGTTAAAGTCTTTGATTTAAATGAAGGTCGCTATATAGAGCGTGAGTTAATGCTTGTTAAAATACGCGCTGAAGGAACTGACCGTGAGGAAATTAAGCGTACTGCTGATATTTTCAGAGGGCGTGTGATTGATGTGACTGATCGTACTTATACTATTGAGCTTACTGGTCCACGCGATAAATTAGATGCATTTTTAGAAGCCATTGATAACAGTTTGATTCTTGAGACTGTTAGAACGGGTGCATCCGGTATTGGTCGTGGTGAATGGATATTAAGAGTTTAA
- the ilvC gene encoding ketol-acid reductoisomerase: protein MNVFYEKDADLSLIKGKKVVIVGYGSQGHAHANNLKDSGVDVTVALRSGGASWKKAEAAGLKVQTVAEAVKGADLVMILLPDESQPQVYQDEIAPNIKAGAALAFAHGFNVHFGQIVPRADIDVIMIAPKGPGHLVRSTYTQGGGVPSLIAVYQNASGKARDIALSYAAANGGARAGVIETSFREETETDLFGEQAVLCGGATALVQAGFDTLVEAGYAPEMAYFECLHELKLIVDLMYEGGIANMRYSISNTAEYGDLTRGPRVITEETRREMRKILTEIQTGQFAKEFILENKAGAASMHAMRRIGAESTIEVVGAKLREMMPWIKKNKLVDQTKN, encoded by the coding sequence ATGAACGTGTTTTATGAAAAAGATGCTGACTTATCATTAATTAAAGGTAAGAAAGTTGTTATTGTTGGATATGGCTCTCAGGGGCATGCACATGCCAATAATTTAAAAGATTCTGGTGTAGATGTGACTGTGGCATTACGTAGTGGTGGTGCATCCTGGAAGAAAGCAGAGGCAGCGGGTTTGAAAGTACAAACAGTGGCTGAGGCCGTTAAAGGTGCTGATCTCGTAATGATTCTGTTACCAGATGAAAGTCAGCCGCAAGTGTATCAAGATGAGATTGCTCCAAACATTAAGGCAGGAGCAGCTCTTGCTTTTGCACATGGTTTTAATGTTCATTTTGGGCAAATTGTTCCCCGTGCAGACATTGACGTCATTATGATTGCACCAAAGGGTCCAGGACACTTAGTTCGTTCAACCTATACGCAAGGTGGTGGAGTGCCTAGTCTGATCGCTGTTTACCAAAACGCATCAGGTAAAGCGCGTGATATAGCGCTTTCCTATGCGGCAGCAAATGGTGGCGCAAGAGCAGGGGTGATTGAGACGTCATTCCGTGAAGAAACTGAAACCGATTTATTTGGCGAACAGGCTGTCTTGTGTGGTGGTGCTACAGCCTTAGTTCAGGCAGGTTTTGATACACTCGTTGAAGCTGGTTATGCTCCTGAAATGGCTTACTTCGAGTGCTTACATGAATTGAAATTGATTGTTGATTTAATGTATGAAGGCGGTATTGCTAACATGCGTTATTCAATTTCCAATACGGCAGAGTACGGTGATTTGACTCGTGGCCCACGTGTTATTACAGAAGAAACTCGCCGGGAGATGCGTAAAATTCTGACAGAAATTCAAACCGGTCAGTTTGCTAAAGAGTTTATTTTAGAAAATAAAGCAGGTGCTGCTTCAATGCACGCAATGCGTCGTATCGGTGCTGAGTCAACCATTGAAGTTGTGGGTGCTAAGCTACGTGAAATGATGCCTTGGATTAAGAAAAATAAATTAGTTGATCAAACTAAAAATTAA